CCGATGACATAGTGCGGCACACCCTCCGTCAGGACGGTCAGCATGAGTTGTTTTACGGCTTGATCCACAACCGCCACGGCGATGACCACCGCGGCGATAAGACCTGTCTGACTCCTTCGTTTTTGGCTCACCCACACCATTCTAATCAGGAGCGTCCGGTATTTTGGTAAGCGTGTTTCGAGTCAAAGTTTTTACAGCCCTTTCCGCCGTCGCCGTAGCGCTAAGCGCCTGTTCTTATGAGACCCCCGGCCCCGCCGTGGAGCAGCCAGTCGGCCTGACTATCGATGCCCCGCGCCTGACCGTCGAAGAGGCCGGAACCGGGGAGAAGAAACTGCTGGAATATCACGACATCGACTCCTCGCAGGAGGTAACGTACCGCGCCACGGAGGGATTTTCGCAGGACCTGCTGAATAAATCCGCCGCCGCCGACTTCCAGGCCGCCGACGTGGATAAGGAGACCACTACCCTGCCGCTTTCAGCTTCCGTGGATAAAGCCACCGAGGACGTCGAGGATCAGCTCCCGGCCTCGCGCAACGCGTTTGTCACCGCAGGGGATCCGGAATACTCCGGCGATACCGATGTCTCTTCTGCGTCCGGGTTCCAATTTGGCTGGCGCGGCCAAGACAACGGCCAGATGAATTCCCTGCGCTTGGCCGCCCCGCAGGATGCGAGCGATGAGGCGCGCGGCACCGTCGAACAGGCGATCATGAAGCTGACCGCGCTGCCCATCGTCTTCCCGGAAGAAGAGGTCGGCACCGGCGCGACGTGGACGGTAGATTCGCGCGTGACCGGCGAATCCACGCTCTTGCAGACGACCCGCTATAAGGTCGAGTCCATCGATGGTGACCGCGTCACGCTATCCGTCGAGGTGGAACAACGCCCCACCCTGGGTGCTTTATCCTTCGAGGGCCAAGCCGAGGGCACGGAGTTAAAGGATAAGGAACTCGACGTGCTGGATTCTTCCACCAACTCCTCGGGAAGCATCACGGTAGACCTGACGAAACCGCTCCCCGTGGACGGTGACGTGTCCTTCGATACGAAGGTAACCTACGGCACCGCCGATTCAGATCTGCGCGTCGTGCAATCAAGCCTGACGGAGCTAGCGTTTTCCGAGTAGCGGGGAGGCGAGTTACTCAGCGGGGGCTTCTACGGGGGCCTCGGCAGGCGCCTGCTCTGCGCCTTCTGCGGGGGCATCGCCCTGCGCAGGTGCTCCGTTGCCCTCATCGGCCGGCAGCGCACCCGCACCGGTATCGGCACACATCTCCGGCACCTGCTCAGGCGGCACCGTGTTTTGGATCAGCGTGCAGGCCCAGGTCTTCGACAGCTTCCAGGTGCCGTCTTGATAAATAAATTCCACCTGGTCCGCGGTCTGCTCCTGGCCATCAGCCGTGGAGAAATTCACCGTGGTCAGCACGGACTGCGGGTCATAGCCGGGCAAAACCGGATCCACGACCGCGAACTCCGCACCGGACTCCTCCTTGGAGCGCGCCATGGTGTCAAAGATCTCTGGGGCGGATTCGCCGCCTTCCACGGTGGCGGTCTTTTCTTCCTGCGATGCCTCCGGATCCGTGGCCTTGGCCAGGATGGCGTTCAAATCGGCGGCGGTTGGCAGTGCGGGGGCCGCGGAGTCGCCGTCGGCGGACGCGGATTCGCTGGATTCGCTGTTCTTGGTGGTGTCTTCTTGCTCGTCATCAGAAGAGCAGGCGGACAGGGCGGCCGCCGCGCTCAATGCGAGGCACGCGGCACCAAATTTGCGGAATTTCACTTCTCACTCCTCACGTCTGGGTTATAAACTCCCATCAGTTTACATTTGCACCAGCTTTTCTGGTCCGCGCCTGCCGCCTCGGCGCGTCTTCTTTTATTCTGGAAGGTATGACTAACCTCGCCCTCATCGCCACCGGCGGCACGATTGCCTGCACCACTGTGCGGGATGGTTCCCTCGTCCCCACCGTCACCGGCGCGCAGCTCGCGGCCGATATCGACGCCGAAGTGGTGGAATTTCGCCAGCTCGATTCCTCTTCTATTACGCTCGCGGACCTCGACGAGCTCATCGCGGTGGTCAATGAGCAGACCGCCCGCGCAGACATCGACGGCGTCATCATCACCCATGGCACCGATTCGATGGAAGAGACGGCGATGGCGCTGGAGATTTTTTGCGCCGGCGATACGCCCATTGTGCTCACCGGCGCGCAGCGCTCCTACGATCACCCGCACCCGGACGGCCCGCGCAATCTCCGCGATGCGCGCGAGCTCGCTCTTAGCGGGCAGCCCGGCGTCTTCATCCGCTTTGGCGGCATGACCATCCCTGCGCGCGGGGCCCGCAAGCAGCACACCTCTGACCTGCGCGCTTTTGAGTCCCTGCGGATCCCGGATGCCACCCCGCGGCTGCACCCGCAGCCCTTGGCGCCGCACCCGGTAGAAATCATCCCTGCCTACCCCGGCGCGGGGCGCGTGCTTGTCGATGCCGCCCGCACTTCCGCCGCCGGCCTCGTCATCGAGGCCATGGGCGCGGGCAATATGAGTGGGGATATGGGCCGCGCGCTTGCCGATGCCCTCCGCGATGGCCTCCCCGTCGTTATTTCCACCCGCACCCCGTACGGCGCGACCGCGTTGTCCTATGGCGGCGATGGCGGCGGGGCGAGCCTGCATAGCTTGGGCGCGATCAACGCGGGTGCCTTCCGCCCCAGCCAGGCGCGTATTCTTTTGGCCGCGGTGCTGGCCACCGGCACGGACCCTGCCGAGGTATTCCGGCAAAGCCCTGACCCCAAGCGCTACCGCGAAGCCTAGTCTTGGGTTTCCAGCCAGTCTTGCCAATCTAAGGAATCGAGCGGATCCGCCGGCACCAAATCCCGGTCGCTGGCGGCAAAGGATTTCGTGCGGCCGGGTCCGGTGGCGCGGGTTTCAAAACGCACGCTGACCACCCCGTGCCCGGTGCCCTGGATCCAACCGTGGCCAAATTCCGGGTGGTAGACGTCCTGGGTGGCGTGCCACTGATCCTCCACATCGTCTTCGACTACCACGGTGGTCGGCGCCGGTGGCGGGGAGTCATCGCTCACGCCCGTTTCATAGTCGCTATCCGGCAGCACAGGCCGCACGATTTCGCGGTCGAGCTCAGGAAATAGTACGTCTTGGCGCGCGGCTTCCAGCCCGGAATAGCTCACCCCCACCAGGCGGATGGGGCCCAGCTCATCCGGGTAGCGCGCCAGCTTGAAGGCGGCGGCGGTCAATACCTCCAGGTCATCGGTGGCATAGGCCAGGGTGGTCGATCGCGATTCGATGTGGAAATCCGCCATTCGCAGCTTTACCGTCACCGTGCGCGCGCCGCGGCCATCTTTAAGCAGGCGGCGGTGCGCACCCTCGGCCGCGCGGGTAATCGCCGCGTCCACATCCGGTACCGTCAGCAGGTCCTTGGGATAGGTATGCTCCGTAGAAATCTGCTTGGAAATCGCGCGCGGGGCAACTTCCCTATCGTCGATGCCCTGCGCCAGCTGCCACAGCTGCAATCCGACGACGCTGCCGATGGAGATTTCCACCTCCTTTTGGGTCATGGCGGCCAGCGCCCCGATGGTCTCCACCCCGATGCCCTTAAGCTTGGCCTCCGTAACCGGCCCGACGCCCCA
The window above is part of the Corynebacterium accolens genome. Proteins encoded here:
- a CDS encoding asparaginase — encoded protein: MTNLALIATGGTIACTTVRDGSLVPTVTGAQLAADIDAEVVEFRQLDSSSITLADLDELIAVVNEQTARADIDGVIITHGTDSMEETAMALEIFCAGDTPIVLTGAQRSYDHPHPDGPRNLRDARELALSGQPGVFIRFGGMTIPARGARKQHTSDLRAFESLRIPDATPRLHPQPLAPHPVEIIPAYPGAGRVLVDAARTSAAGLVIEAMGAGNMSGDMGRALADALRDGLPVVISTRTPYGATALSYGGDGGGASLHSLGAINAGAFRPSQARILLAAVLATGTDPAEVFRQSPDPKRYREA
- a CDS encoding DNA polymerase IV encodes the protein MQRWVLHIDMDAFFASVEQLTRPTLQGRPVLVGGVGGRGVVAGASYEAREYGAHSAMPMYRAQQLVGLHAVVVSPRRAVYSAASRRVFEIISQHVEVIEQLSIDEAFMEPEALVGATADEAQQWADGLRALIREETGLPCSIGAGSGKQFAKIGSGEAKPDGTYVIPADKQLEMLHPLPVGKLWGVGPVTEAKLKGIGVETIGALAAMTQKEVEISIGSVVGLQLWQLAQGIDDREVAPRAISKQISTEHTYPKDLLTVPDVDAAITRAAEGAHRRLLKDGRGARTVTVKLRMADFHIESRSTTLAYATDDLEVLTAAAFKLARYPDELGPIRLVGVSYSGLEAARQDVLFPELDREIVRPVLPDSDYETGVSDDSPPPAPTTVVVEDDVEDQWHATQDVYHPEFGHGWIQGTGHGVVSVRFETRATGPGRTKSFAASDRDLVPADPLDSLDWQDWLETQD